From the genome of Capsicum annuum cultivar UCD-10X-F1 chromosome 4, UCD10Xv1.1, whole genome shotgun sequence:
ttatttaataatgctattttatcctttattccagaccccactatgtgggaatacattgggtatgttgttgttgaattttttcctttatcCTACCCCGTACCCTacttttcttttagatttattcTACAAATTGCTATGTGTGAGATTATGAAACGATGAAAAACGCTACAATGTATCAAAATGGTTTATTCATTAAAACAATACAGTAAGATAtaatacaacacaacacaatacaattcaaGGCATTTTGAAACAATacgtaacaaccatccaaacataGTGTTAAATTGGTTTTCAGGCcaaaaaaaatgggtaaaagaCAAATTTTTCTATGATGAAAGTAAGAAGTGAGGTGTACATACACATAATAGAGCCCAGCAAAAGATGTTAGTCCCCCAGCAACAAAAGCAATAACTGTAAGAGACCATACAAGAGTGAATTGAGTTATtattaatataacaaaaataaaatttaagggATAATTCAACAATTAGTGGGTGATTAAATTACCAATATTACGAGGTGGTATTTCAGAAGTGGAAGTGACTTCCTGGCAGTATCCCCTGCagaatcaaaatcaaaaaataaaaaaaggggaCAAATTCttctaaatattaaattttgcTGATTTGTTCATATACCTAATTTGTTTTGTTGATGATCCAAACAAAGCCCTACCAGCACGAGCAGCAAATTGTCTtcaatccaaccaaaaaaaaagtaaaaaaacaaaaatgagacaaaaaaataaagtagcAGGCTGAGGAAAAAATTAGGGTGAAAACAACTCACCGTCCGAATCGGAAAGCCAATAGCTCACAGCAAACAATTTTTGTTGAAATAAAACAAGCAAACCCTAGGCAGCACCAGAAAAAGATTGGTACGGTAGACactaaaatttattggatcaaattcatacaaaatttatatttgattcatattttttgagtctaaaattattttgggctataaGAATAATAAGTACATTTTATTCGTAATCAAAGACTTCAAGGTCCATTACACTTGGaggcccaaactcatcaagtgacgtggTATCTaatcaaattcaagaccaatgaGACGTCGtcacatgtacaaatgatgtgaaaatctcattcaaatccAAGAACCAGTCAAAAATCgtcaagtgtcaaagtgacatgtttcgaACAATACCCctataactataaatagggggtaacatgACATGCTAAAGGTCATTCggcaagcattggaggaagcttctgtATTGACTACACAGCTCTTCAACGAATCAATTTTCTGTCCGAAGTTCAACTCGACAAGATGAAGTGTTGTCAGACAATTCTTGGAGATCCAAacatcctacattcgagaatcacgctgcgaaggccctcgaatcacggaaaaacttaggagagaagaatcgagagaataacggAATTGTACTCACAAGTTTCatcttaattaaattattattttcttttatttatatttttgcttgcagttaattttctgCATAAACGAAAATTTATTgcgaacaaattttggcacgcccagtgggactaGTTCTGCTCTCCATCTCTTCTTCCtgcaaatcaaattcaactactGCTATGGATGTCAAAAATACGAAAGATGTCTCGTGCAAAAACTCTGCTACTGCCACATCTGATGAGCTCAGCCTTGTTGGTTCCCTCACTCGGCGCAAATTTAAGACAAGTGGTTGGGACGGGTCTGAATACTTCACTTCTTtggagaaggaaaaaaagagcAAATCTGATATGACGGTTGAAGCTGCAGCCCCTGGGGGCAATTTGACATCCTTGTTATGTGATGAATCCTCTCAAACTGGAGTTAATTTTAGTGAATCTGAAGATTCGACTAATTCACCAACTTCAACAAAGGTCAATGCCTTGATGGCCGACGCAACTGATATGGATGAGAAGTTCGCAATAATGGAACAAACCATTGAAGTTTTGAAGAAATCAGTCGAGGATAAAGATTTTCAAATTGCTTAACTGATGAATAGGTTGGAGTCCTTCGCCCTTGGAGAATCGAGTCACGACCTTGCTTATCCACCCGGCTTTACTCTGCAAAATAAGGATGTCGATGAGTCACCTAGCAAGACTAAAAAAGAGAAGCAGTCTACTTCGGTTGCTACTTTAACAGTTcaacaactgcaagatatgattgCAAATACCATCAAGGGACAATATGGCGGTGCATCACAAAGTTTCGTAGGATACTCAAAGTCGTATTCTAAGTGTATCGAGGGCTTACCAATGCTAATTGGATATCAACCgccaaagtttcaacaatttGATGGAAAGGGAAATCCAAGGCAACATATCGCTCATTTCGTTGAGACTTGTAGCAGTGCTGGTACGCATAATGATCTTCTTGTCAAGCAGTTTGTTCGTTCTTTGAAAGGCAACATTTTTGATTGGTACACGGACTTGGAGTCTGAATCAATTGATTGTTGGGAGCAACTAGAAAGTCAGTTCCTAAATTGTTTCTACAACACCCGTCGTACCGTCAGCATAGTGGAGTTGACAAACACAAGATAAAGTAAAAATGAGCCTGTAGTGGACTACATAAATTGTTGACGAACATTGAGCTTTGATTGCAAGGATCAACTTTCTGAAACTTTCGCGGTtgaagtttgcattcaagggatgcaTTGGGGCCCTGTGTATATCCTCAAAGGAATTTAGCCtcaaacttttgaagaattaTCTGCGCGCGCTCATGACATGGAGTTAAACATTGCAACTCATAGAATGGCGTTACCTATTTTTGATCCTAGAAAAGAAGTCATGAAATTCAATGACTCGTCAGATGACCAAATTAGGGAATCTATGGTGACGATTGTGAGTTCTAAGAAGGCCTCCACAAGACAAAAACTGAAAGTGAAAACTCCAAAGCAACAAATGCAAGAAGTGGAAAATCAACCAACTTTGAAAGAGTTACAAGCAAGGGTATATCCTTTTTCTGACTCTGATGTTCCTGAAATTCTAAACGAGTTGCTAGCCAAAGAAGTCATTGAACTCCCTAAGTCAAAGCGACCCGAAGAATCAAACAAAGTCGACGATCCTAAATACTGCAAATTTCACCGCATTGTTGGTCATCACACCACAAAATGCTTCATCCTGGAGGAAAAGATCATGATATTAATGCAAGAGGAAAAGATCATCATCGATGATGGCAATATGTTAGCCTTGAAGAAAACAACAAGCAAATCCATGCAAAACGACTTCTCTAATAGCAAGAAGGGTGGTACTTGGACATTGATCGctcgcaaaagaaaaaaatgtcaagGGGCTTCTAAACTCCAGTTTTCAAAAGACGACCCAAGATCAAATGCATATCTGCTTCAATCGATGGGGGCAGTAAATATCAAATTGAAGTCCAATAATACTTCATTACAAAAGGTTGGGAGGAATGTTACATTACAAGAATTCTTCCCCAAAACGCTCCTTAAGGCACGGGCTTAAACTGCATAATGCTCttcgatgcacgagcctaaactgcaagtcaagatGCTCCTAGATCCACGAGCCTAAACTGTAAGTCAAGCTGCTCCTCgacgcacgagcctaaactgcaagtcaagatgctcctcgatgcacgagcctaaactgNNNNNNNNNNNNNNNNNNNNNNNNNNNNNNNNNNNNNNNNNNNNNNNNNNNNNNNNNNNNNNNNNNNNNNNNNNNNNNNNNNNNNNNNNNNNNNNNNNNNGAGCCTAAACTGTAAGTCAAGCtgctcctcgatgcacgagcctaaacagCAAGTCAAGCtgctcctcgatgcacgagcctaaactgcaagtcaagctGCTCCTCGATgcatgagcctaaactgcaagtcaagctgctccaaactacaagtcaagctgctcctcgatgcacgagcctaaactacaAGTCAAGCTGCTccttgatgcacgagcctaaactgcaagtcaagatgctcctcgatgcacgagcctaaactgcaagtcaagatgctcctcgatgcacgagtctaaactgcaagtcaagctggtcctcgatgcacgagcctaaactatAAGTCAAGCTGCTCCTCGATAcatgagcctaaactgcaaatCAAGATGCTgctcgatgcacgagcctaaactgcaagtcaagatgctccttgatgcacgagcctaaactgcaagtcaaccTGCTCCTCAATGCACCaacctaaactgcaagtcaagctGCTCCTCGATGCATGAGCCTAACCTGCAAGCCAAGATGCTtctcgatgcacgagcctaatCTGCAAGTCAAGATGCTtctcgatgcacgagcctaaactgcaagtcaagctgctcctcgatgcacgagcctaaactgcaagtcaagccgctcctcgatgcacgagcctaaactacaagtcaagctgctcctcgatgcacgagcctaaactgcaagtcaaactGCTCCTcaatgcacgagcctaaactatAAATCAAACTACTCATTGATGCACGATCTTAAATTGTAAGTCAAATCACTCCTGGCCTGCATGAGTCGAAAATGTGAACGGctctacaaaaaaaataaatagtaaaagagcaaaataaagaaaagtataaAGACTGAATGCATATTTGGAGTCCTTTGAAGATGTCATCTTTAAAGCAAAAGCAAAAGGATTCTTCATTATCTCTAAGCAATGAAGTCTTCTCGACTAGTAAAATAACTTGTGGTACTTTGAATATTGCTCTAGTCCGGAATTCACCAAATTACAGAAGTTATGCATCCCAAAActtgaagtagaagaagaaattcATAAAGTATCCAAATCTGACGAGAAGTAGAGTATCACAAGATTTAGGCTACAACTTCAAAAAAGAACCTGAAGAAATACAGATGTTCAATGATGGTGGTTTTCATGTGAAACGTAGATCTGCGAGtctactttccaatgcaaaaaacgGAACCTAATTCCGATACTTCCACATTGAGATATGAAATTTCtcgtgacgctgcgcaaagctgaaataacaAGCGAACCAGGATCAGAAGGCTGTTTTCAGAGCAATATCTGGGACGATTTGGTTGCAATATGGTTGTGGTTTCCGTACAAGACGTAGCTCTGCAAAtcaattttcaatgcaaaaaacgGTACCTGATTTCGACACTTCCGCGTTGAGATATGAAATTTCTCGTGACGCTGCGTAAAGCTGAATAAAAAAGCGAACCAGGATTCGAAGGCCGTATTCGGAGCAATATCTGGGACGATTCGGATGCAATATGAATGTGGTTTTCACGTGAGACGTATATCTACGAGTTTAGTTTCCAACGCAAAAAACAGCtcttgattttgatattcctAAGTCAAGATATGAGAGTTTTCGTGAGACTGCACAAAACAATTAAACAGTGACGAAACAGAACTGAAGGTCTGATTTTGAAACGATACCTGGGCAGATCTGGTGATAAGATGAGCGTGGTTTTCTCGTAGAACATAGCCTTGCGAGTCTACTTTTCAACGCTACAAGCCGTTCGTGATTCAGACACTTCCACGATGAGTTATGAAGCTTCTTCCACAGACGCGCCAAAGTGTTGAAAGctcaaaaagaggaaaagaacgTGAGTTGAATTTCTGCTTAGGCTGAATTACAATGATTAAAGAGGGCGTTGATGTCCCTTTATAGACTCTGAAAGGCcccaatttgatttcaaaaaggaATCTGCTGAACAAAGTTGTCTTCAACAAGAACTGGGACGTTTAAGTGTCCACAATAAGTCAAATTCCTAATCCTTTTTAAAGTGGGATAACATCATTAATCAATCCTATTAAAATTCGATATAGGACTAATAGCCAAATCCTACATGATTTGGATATATTTAGTCTTAAACAGAATTTACACTGGATTCACGTTATTCTACCAGAATAATCATGACTTTGAGGAGTcagattgtaataccccaggaaatttttcgttgaaattttgtgcgtaaacgtgttgggttctattttctagaatgaattataaatttttcgtgtggaatgtcttagattatgacccaccattgcgtagagtatcgaataagctttccaactatatgtggatcatccaaaacggacacccgagtgacgagttatgaacattccgatcgaaccgtgaatagtagtgaacagtaaaacgtgcaggaaaaaaagtactgaggcctggcgtattttttatccaactttaaacgatcataactccttgtacataatgatctaggtgatctactctATATAAACGAAaatatctgcgagtcctctttccgatgaaattggtttcatccaatttgtctatcggagcaaaaagttatggtcgatctacttcagcctatcaaaagtgaatttttgggtcaacttcaaacgatcataaatcctcgtacacaatgatctgggtgagatactatatatcaacggaaagatataagagtcctctttctaatgaaattggtttcatccaatttggatatcggagtaaaacgttatggttgatctacttagactatcaaaacagtccaccaaaggacagatgcgagaattatttgatttttagggtcgttttggtcattctccctcacccaaaatctgtccaaactctgtattaaagcctattagaagcattatatgttatatttcatcaaatttcctcaaaaagaaaaccctaagctcttacatccaacttcaagaaccttcaaagttcaccattaattctgcaaatttattcaagattccaagttcctagttcaagaacttcaagaacctccaaagttcaccattaattctgcaaatttattcaagattccaagttcctagttcaagaactccaagaaccatcattcaaaggcacaattaacatctcaaaaacgagtatcgatctaaagttcatcattcaaggtatgtggggtttttcaagaagaactctctttcgttcttctgcccaaaagtaattttctttacaaaggcatgatttttattttatttttatgaatttgaagcatgaacccatatcttatgatgattattatgaaatcttgatgtttatgattttgaaagatgaatttacatgtgtggtgatataaagcatgaatcttgaaagaaatttactatgattttgatatttgggtcttgaaccccatttgaaattgtgtCTTTAAGAATATGTGTGCTATatgcacgttgatgttgaatatttcagatattttgaatgatttgaccttttggttgtgaatgagttattttgaactggactatgaaagaaatccacatttttattgattatgataaaggggtagcaaattggctcccgatgaaaattgttgaagtgtttattgtggattttctttaatatgagcctgaggctgatttaaatttctgagctaagtccgcgagtaatctttagcaccgagtgggaggtataaagtgaccttactttcctagaactacgtgccccagtaggatgtgagcctgaggctgatttatatagcgatcactagtgtttttgaattgatactggaagtcctactccgatggcaaggataggacggctctccccaacgtgggttgtacgttggactccatgtagcccacatggtttatgtcggttataggatctcccagtgtgtgtgtgtttccttgtgtctatggtgattggtgaagtgatttgaaagtggaattgtgaaagttattctttcgaaagatataaatgatatttacattatgagaattgatattcttgatgaactgaaagtgattgacaaattatatgatgactcacatgtgttattatacttatttcatcctctcatgattatgatgattttctttgggctatgtgagtctttcatacatcctgcatatttcttataaatatttatgatgatgatgtttatacaactgcatacacccccatatactcggttcctttccatggtactgacccacatcttcggatgtgggctacattttctcggaatgtaggtacaaggtataatTGTACCTTCGaatccagtcagttcgtggtatccagtcagcaggtgatgagtccttttgattcaagggcttgggttagttatgcagagttatagtgttgtattttctttattcagtcgtgttgagttggggtagtcgagagtcatgacccggctacctacagtcagtactagtagaggcttcatagacagtcagtagaagttgatgtattttgttttcaattttggttgtaaaggcagaattgtaatcctgtaaaatttcatttttgtatcgattagatttagaaaagagttaatttctgctgatttgtatggatttgtatttttattcagttgcttatgagttatgctagtagaagggttagcttggggtcacttgtgaccctaagcaccgtgtgacgtctcagaacccgatttcggggcgttacaaacttggtatcagagcacagagttcaagtgtcctagggtgtctatgaagtcgtgtttagtagattcttgcagaacggtacggagacgtctgtacttttcttcgagaggctacagggcatttagaaaatgtttctcttctttcaagtctaagatcgtgctataaaaaggttctccaagaagcttatatagattctcatcttactctattctggccaactctgcctcattttcaaggtatcagaaacagttaagcttaattctccgtagatagttatgggattgtaagagagctagaaagtatcctgtcaGTGCTTTTGACTTCCAAAGATTGAAgtactttattcatgttcataaaagtcgTGAACTAAGCCTAggttagatgtgctttcagattcctcctcagaatttacaatgttaatctatacttctccctctatgtattatttttgagataacatgatttaCAAGCTCCAGTTCTTCCCCAGGTAATGCTTCTATATTTtctagaagaaatttcaaaagttacagaaagggcttgagaggagctctctagtgtgttaagttccttaagttgaaagttatgccctcattcttatgagttatttaattaagacagagtaaggtgtattcttagatcgttgaatgttgtgtgtcaagtttctatctcttgtattatgtaatcttgttatcattatgtttgtgaaaaatcaaagtctagtgaagccgtgtggggctctt
Proteins encoded in this window:
- the LOC124898110 gene encoding uncharacterized protein LOC124898110; protein product: MKLDVWISKNCLTTLHLVELNFGQKIDSLKSCVVNTEASSNACRMTFSMSLSTVPIFFWCCLGFACFISTKIVCCELLAFRFGRQFAARAGRALFGSSTKQIRGYCQEVTSTSEIPPRNIVIAFVAGGLTSFAGLYYVFGSKLEELQAKERGLQLVWDIR